From a region of the Buteo buteo chromosome 7, bButBut1.hap1.1, whole genome shotgun sequence genome:
- the NCOR1 gene encoding nuclear receptor corepressor 1 isoform X1 has translation MSSSGYPPNQGAFSTEQSRYPTHSVQYTFPSTRHQQEFAVPDYRSSHLEVSQATQLLQQQQQQQQQLRRRPSLLSEFHPGSDRPQERRTGYEQQFHPGPSQTDHDSLESKRPRLEQVSDSHFQRVSAATVLPLVHPLQEGLRSADIKKDPAFGGKHEGPSSPISGQPCGEDQNASPSKLSKEELIQSMDRVDREIAKVEQQILKLKKKQQQLEEEAAKPPEPERPVSPPPVEQKHRSIVQIIYDENRKKAEEAHKIFEGLGPKVELPLYNQPSDTKVYHENIKTNQVMRKKLILFFKRRNHARKQREQKICQRYDQLMEAWEKKVDRIENNPRRKAKESKTREYYEKQFPEIRKQREQQERFQRVGQRGAGLSATIARSEHEISEIIDGLSEQENNEKQMRQLSVIPPMMFDAEQRRVKFINMNGLMEDPMKVYKDRQFMNVWTDHEKEIFKEKFVQHPKNFGLIASYLERKNVPDCVLYYYLTKKNENYKALVRRNYGKRRGRNQQQIARPSQEEKVEEKVEEEKAEKAEKKEEEKKDEEEKDEKEESKENTKEKDKTEVAPEETEEREQATPRGRKTANSQGRRKGRITRSMTNEAAQANAAAAAATEEPPPPLPPPPEPSSAEPVETSRWTEEEMEVAKKGLVEHGRNWAAIAKMVGTKSEAQCKNFYFNYKRRHNLDSLLQQHKQKSSRRPREERDVSQCESVASTVSAQEDEDIEASNEEENPEDSEGAENSSDTESAPSPTPAEPAKPSEEAPPESASSKVTTEATAEQESTIKPATSTSPSLTAQSVSTAETQNPEPQVKEEINNEAEEPMEVDSRSHPVEAKPVITLPVHTKVEPVETEMRLPENIQVKIESDTKEREMEKPKEKSEPEEMDYSLSQQVNAARQESHSDNDSSATCSADEEVDGEPDRQGIFSRESKPSLLNPTGSILVSSTIKQGQMDLQQLHHRAAVIPPMVSCSPCTVPVGTPVSGYALYQRHIKAMHESALLEEQRQRQEQLDMEYRSAVSPCGTSKSPNVEWEGKPVAYMPYAEVKRAIEQEAQVQNTATRSASPYRLSPREVNKASPQPDMNAARYSVPPVLQPAPHQVITNIPEGVRLPTTRPTRPPPPLIPSSKTSVPSEKPSFIMGGSISQGTPGTYLTSHSQASYTQETAKPSVGSISLGLPRQQESAKSASLPYIKQEEFSPRSQNSQPEGLLVRAQHESVVRGTTTIQEGSITRGTPTNKVSVETIPSLRGSITQGTPALSQSGIAADALLKGTITRLATEDSSPEKCREEASAKGHVIYEGKSGHILSYDTIKNVREGTRSPRTAHEIGLKRSYDTMEGNIKQGMSMRESPVSAPLEGLICRALPRGSPHAELKERTVLSGSIMQGTPRATAESFEEGLKYPKQIKRESPPIRTFEGAITKGKPYDGVTTIKEMGRSIHEIPRQDLLSQESRKTPEMVQTTRPIIEGSISQGTPIKYESNSGQSAIKHNVKSLITGPSKLPRGMPQLEMVPENVKVVERGKYEDVKTGDAVRSRHTSVVSSGPSVLRSTLHETPKSQLSPGIYDDTNARRTPVNYQSPMSRSSPMMNRVSEAGISSGKPANHERKNTLTPTQRESVPAKSPVPGVDPVVTHSPFDPHHRGATPEVYRGHLPPHLDPAMPFHRALDPAAAAYLFQRQLSPTPGYPSQYQLYAMENTRQTILNDYITSQQMQVNLRPDVTRGLSPREQTLALPYAGARGIIDLNNMAPTILVPHPGGTSTPPMERITYIPGTQLTFPPRPYNPASLSPGHPTHLAASAAANAEREREREREKERERERERERERERERERERERIASVPAELYLRPGTEQPGRPGSHGYVRSPSPSVRSQENILQQRPSIFQGTNGTSVITPLDPAAQLRIMQLTPGAPSITQGLPASRYNTAADALAALVDAAASAPQMEVAKAKENKHEGTRIEENMGRRSAVVTEQQQMEQKTLEVEKRPVQCPYTSANFSGGKSQGQSSSVVYSEAGKEKGPPPKSRYEEELRTRGKTTITAANFIDVIITRQIASDKDARDRGSQSSDSSSSLSSHRYEAPGDAIEVISPANSPVPTQEKLQPYQQETPKPSQAENDPNRQYEGPIHRYRTQQEPPSPQQPPPPSSQAEGMAHVPRTHRLITLADHICQIITQDFARNQAASQASLQPPTTTFQNSTPAPTPVSTRAKTSNRYSPESQSQSVHHQRPGARVSPENLSDKSRGRPGKSPERSHVSSEPYEPISPPQVPVVHEKQENVLLLSQRTEPTEQRTDSRSPGSMSYLPSFFTKLENTSPMVKSKKQEIFRKLNSSGGGDSDMATAQPGTEIFNLPAVTTSGAVSSRGHSFADPASNLGLEDIIRKALMGNFDDKSEEHGVVMSQSIAVAPGSSSAAVSASNETRREEANPSPNSGGGVSKQKLIGKSNSRKSKSPIPGQGYLGTERPSSVSSVHSEGDYHRQTPVWAWEDRPSSTGSTQFPYNPLTMRMLSSTPPTSIACAPPSISQATTHQQNRIWEREPAPLLSAQYETLSDSDD, from the exons aaaaaagcagaagaagcTCACAAGATTTTTGAAGGTCTTGGTCCAAAAGTTGAACTG CCACTTTACAACCAACCATCAGACACAAAGGTCTACCATGAAAACATCAAAAC aaatcaGGTGATGAGGAAAAAGCTAATACtattctttaaaagaagaaatcacGCAAGAAAACAACGG gaacagaaaaTCTGTCAACGTTATGATCAGCTTATGGAGGCATGGGAGAAAAAAGTTGACAGGATAGAAAATAATCCACGCAGGAAAGCTAAGGAGAGTAAAACAAGAGAGTACTATGAAAAACAATTTCCAGAAATCCGGAAGCAAAGAGAACAGCAAGAACGATTCCAAAG AGTTGGTCAAAGAGGGGCTGGACTTTCAGCAACTATTGCTAGAAGTGAACATGAGATTTCTGAAATCATTGATGGACTTTCCGAGCAGGAG aataatgaaaaacaaatgcgTCAGCTCTCTGTCATTCCTCCCATGATGTTTGATGCAGAACAAAGACGAGTGAAGTTTATTAATATGAATGGTCTGATGGAGGATCCCATGAAAGTTTATAAAGACAGACAGTTCATGAATGTCTGGACCGACCAtgagaaagagatttttaaggaaaa GTTTGTCCAACATCCCAAGAACTTTGGTCTAATTGCTTCCTACCTGGAACGAAAG AATGTTCCCGACTGtgtattatattattatttgaccaagaaaaatgaaaattataaagCCCTTGTGCGAAGGAATTATGGTAAACGCAGAGGAAGAAACCAG CAACAAATTGCCCGTCCTTCTCAAGAAGAAAAGGTAGAAGAAAaggtagaagaagaaaaagcagaaaaagcagagaaaaaagaggaggaaaagaaagatgaggaggaaaaggatGAGAAGGAGGAATCTAA AGAGAATAccaaagaaaaggacaaaactgAAGTTGCACCAGAggaaacagaggaaagggagcAGGCCACTCCTAGGGGCCGAAAAACTGCCAATAGTCAAGGTCGTCGTAAGGGCAGAATCACCAGATCAATGACAAATGAAGCTGCACAAGcaaatgctgctgcagctgcagccactgAAGAACCACCACCGCCTCTTCCACCCCCACCAGAACCTT cttctgCAGAGCCTGTGGAGACATCCCGCtggacagaagaagaaatggaagttgCTAAGAAAG GCCTAGTGGAACATGGACGAAACTGGGCAGCAATTGCCAAAATGGTTGGGACGAAAAGTGAAGCTCAGTGTAAGAACTTCTACTTCAACTATAAAAGGAGACACAATCTGGACAGCCTCCTCCAACAGCACAAACAGAAG TCTTCACGAAGGCCCCGTGAGGAGCGAGATGTATCACAGTGTGAGAGTGTAGCTTCAACTGTGTCAGCTCAGGAGGATGAAGATATTGAAGCATCTAATGAAGAAGAGAATCCAGAAGACAGTGAAG gtgctGAAAATAGTTCTGATACGGAAAGTGCTCCATCTCCAACTCCAGCAGAACCTGCTAAACCAAGTGAAGAAGCTCCACCTGAAAGTGCTTCTTCAAAAGTAACCACTGAGGCAACGGCAGAACAAGAATCTACCATTAAACCTGCAACCAGCACATCTCCCTCCTTAACAGCCCAAAGTGTATCAACAGCTGAAACTCAGAACCCTGAGCCACAGgttaaggaagaaataaataatgaggCAGAAGAGCCTATGGAAGTTGACAGTAGAAGCCATCCAGTTGAAGCTAAGCCTGTGATTACTCTTCCAGTGCATACCAAAGTAGAACCTGTAGAGACTGAAATGAGGCTACCAGAGAATATTCAAGTGAAAATAGAGAGTGATaccaaagagagagagatggagaaaccCAAGGAAAAGTCAGAACCAGAGGAAATGGACTATAGTCTGTCACAACAAGTTAATGCAGCAAGACAAGAATCCCATTCAGATAATGATTCGAGTGCCACCTGTAGTGCTGATGAGGAAGTTGATGGAGAACCTGACAGGCAAGG TATCTTCAGCAGGGAGTCAAAACCCTCACTGTTAAATCCCACTGGGTCAATACTGGTATCATCTACGATAAAGCAAGGGCAGATGGACCTGCAACAGCTTCACCACCGAGCTGCTGTCATACCACCTATG GTTTCTTGCAGTCCCTGTACTGTTCCCGTTGGAACACCAGTGAGTGGTTATGCACTGTATCAACGGCACATTAAAGCAATGCATGAGTCAGcgctgctggaggagcagcgCCAGAGGCAAGAGCAGCTGGATATGGAGTATCGAAGTGCCGTAAGCCCTTGTGGCACTTCCAAGAGCCCTAATGTTGAGTGGGAAG GAAAACCGGTGGCCTATATGCCGTATGCTGAGGTCAAGCGAGCAATAGAACAGGAAGCACAAGTGCAAAATACAGCCACGAGGTCAGCCTCTCCATACAGGCTATCTCCAAGGGAAGTCAATaaagcctctccccagcctgatATGAATGCAGCTCGCTATAGTGTCCCGCCAG ttcTCCAGCCAGCACCTCACCAAGTAATAACCAATATACCTGAAGGAGTCCGCCTTCCAACAACCAGACCCACcagaccaccaccaccactcatTCCATCCTCCAAAACAAGTGTGCCATCAGAAAAACCTTCCTTCATCATGGGAGGCTCAATCTCACAA GGAACACCTGGCACTTACTTAACATCCCATAGTCAAGCTTCCTACACCCAAGAAACTGCAAAACCGTCAGTGGGTTCTATATCTCTTGGGCTGCCAAGGCAGCAGGAGTCAGCCAAATCTG CTTCCCTGCCATATATCAAACAAGAAGAATTTTCTCCCAGAAGCCAGAATTCCCAACCTGAGGGACTCTTGGTCAGGGCACAACATGAAAGTGTGGTTCGAG GTACCACAACGATACAGGAGGGAAGTATAACACGAGGAACTCCAACCAATAAAGTTTCTGTTGAGACCATACCTTCTTTGAGAGGGTCCATAACTCAG GGTACACCAGCTCTGTCCCAGTCTGGCATAGCAGCTGATGCATTATTGAAGGGAACTATCACCCGGCTAGCTACAGAAGACAGCAGCCCAGAAAAGTGCCGAGAGGAAGCTTCAGCCAAAGGCCATGTTATTTATGAAGGCAAAAGTGGGCATATTTTATCTTATGATA CTATTAAAAATGTTCGTGAAGGAACAAGGAGTCCAAGAACTGCCCATGAAATTGGTTTAAAGAGAAGCTATGATACAATGGAAGGAAATATAAAGCAAGGAATGTCAATGCGGGAGTCTCCAGTGTCTGCACCGCTGGAAG gtTTAATATGCCGTGCACTGCCTAGGGGTAGTCCTCATGCTGAACTAAAAGAGAGAACAGTGTTGTCAGGCTCTATAATGCAAG GCACGCCAAGAGCAACAGCTGAAAGTTTTGAAGAAGGCTTGAAATACCCTAAACAGATTAAGAGAGAGTCACCTCCCATAAGGACATTTGAAGGAGCCATTACTAAGGGGAAACCATATGATGGAGTCACTACTATAAAAGAAATGGGTCGTTCCATCCATGAAATCCCAAGACAGGACCTATTAAGCCAGGAGAGTCGCAAGACTCCTGAAATGGTGCAGACGACCAGGCCAATCATAGAAGGCTCCATATCTCAG ggCACACCcataaaatatgaaagcaaCTCTGGCCAGTCTGCCATCAAACACAATGTAAAATCTTTAATCACTGGACCAAGCAAGCTACCCCGTGGAATGCCTCAGCTGGAAATGGTGCCAGAAAACGTGAAGGTGGTGGAGCGAGGAAAATATGAAGATGTGAAGACCGGGGATGCAGTACGTTCCCGTCACACGTCAGTAGTCAGCTCTGGTCCCTCTGTTCTCAGGTCAACACTTCATGAAACTCCCAAATCACAGCTGAGCCCTGGGATTTATGATGATACCAATGCTCGGAGGACACCTGTGAACTATCAGAGTCCAATGTCCAGGAGTTCACCTATGATGAATAGAGTTAGTGAGG CTGGAATATCTTCTGGGAAGCCAGCAAATCACGAAAGGAAAAACACACTTACTCCGACACAGAGGGAGAGTGTGCCAGCAAAATCTCCAGTCCCAGGAGTTGATCCTGTAGTGACTCACAGTCCTTTTGACCCTCATCACAGAGGAGCAACTCCTGAAGTCTATAGGGGTCACCTCCCTCCTCATCTAGATCCTGCTATGCCCTTTCACAGGGCTCTGGATCCTG ctgctgctgcttaccTGTTCCAAAGGCAGCTCTCGCCCACCCCAGGCTACCCAAGTCAGTATCAGCTTTACGCAATGGAGAATACACGACAGACAATCCTAAATGACTACATTACCTCACAGCAGATGCAAGTCAATTTGCGTCCTGATGTAACAAGAGGATTATCTCCTAGAGAGCAAACTTTAGCTCTCCCATATGCCGGAGCAAGAG GAATTATTGACCTGAACAATATGGCTCCCACTATCTTAGTGCCTCATCCTGGAGGAACAAGCACACCACCCATGGAAAGAATCACATATATCCCTGGTACCCAGCTTACATTCCCTCCCAGGCCTTACAATCCTGCTTCTCTGTCACCAG GACACCCTACACACCTGgcagcttctgcagctgcaaaTGCTGAAAGGGAAcgggaaagggagagggagaaggaacgggaaagggagagggaacgTGAGCGAGAGCGGGAAAGAGAACGAGAACGAGAGAGGGAGAGAATAGCTTCAGTCCCTGCTGAACTTTATCTTCGACCAG GTACAGAGCAGCCTGGCAGACCTGGCAGTCATGGATATGTTCGGTCCCCATCCCCTTCAGTTAGAAGCCAGGAGAACATACTGCAGCAAAGGCCTAGTATTTTTCAAGGAACCAATGGGACAAGTGTAATCACACCTTTGGATCCTGCTGCTCAGCTACGTATCAT GCAGCTGACCCCTGGAGCTCCCTCAATTACTCAAGGGTTGCCAGCTTCCCGTTACAATACTGCTGCTGATGCCCTTGCAGCACTAGTAGatgctgcagcctctgctcctcAGATGGAAGTTGCCAAAGCAAAAGAGAACAAGCACGAAGGAACCAGAATAGAAGAGAATATGGGACGCCGGTCAGCTGTGGTTACTGAACAGCAGCAGATGGAACAGAAGACGCTGGAGGTAGAAAAGAGGCCTGTCCAGTGCCCCTATACATCTGCAAATTTTTCTGGTGGGAAGTCCCAGGGGCAGTCTTCATCAGTAGTCTATTCAGAGGCTGGTAAAGAAAAAGGACCTCCTCCTAAATCCAGGTACGAGGAAGAGCTGAGAACTCGAGGAAAGACCACAATTACTGCTGCTAACTTCATAGATGTGATCATCACTCGACAGATTGCTTCAGACAAGGATGCACGAGATAGGGGCTCTCAAAGTTCAGATTCTTCCAGTAGTT TATCCTCCCACCGGTATGAAGCTCCTGGAGATGCTATTGAGGTGATTAGCCCTGCAAATTCACCTGTACCTACTCAAGAAAAGCTACAGCCCTATCAACAAGAGACACCTAAACCAAGCCAGGCAGAGA ATGACCCAAACAGGCAATATGAGGGGCCGATTCACCGCTATAGGACACAACAGGAACCCCCTTCACCCCAACAACCTCCACCTCCTTCTTCCCAAGCAGAAGGGATGGCACATGTGCCCAGGACCCATCGACTTATCACCCTTGCTGATCACATCTGT CAAATTATTACACAAGACTTTGCTAGAAACCAAGCAGCTTCTCAGGCCTCTTTGCAGCCTCCCACCACTACATTCCAGAATTCCACCCCTGCTCCAACGCCTGTTTCTACCCGGGCAAAGACATCCAATCGCTACAGTCCTGAGTCACAGTCGCAGTCTGTCCACCATCAGCGGCCAGGTGCTAGAGTGTCACCCGAAAACCTGTCTGACAAGTCCAGGGGAAG ACCTGGAAAATCTCCAGAGAGGAGTCATGTCTCTTCAGAGCCCTATGAGCCAATCTCGCCACCTCAGGTCCCGGTTGTAcatgagaaacaggaaaatgttcttttgctttcccaAAGAACTGAGCCTACTGAACAGAG GACTGACTCTCGCTCTCCAGGTAGTATGAGCTACCTGCCTTCATTTTTCACCAAACTTGAGAACACTTCACCAATGGTAAAATCCAAGAAACAGGAGATATTTCGAAAGCTGAACTCATCTGGTGGAGGTGACTCTGACATGG CAACTGCTCAGCCAGGGACTGAAATATTCAATTTGCCAGCAGTCACTACCTCAG GTGCAGTCAGTTCTAGGGGTCATTCCTTTGCAGATCCTGCCAGTAATCTGGGTCTGGAAGACATTATTAGGAAAGCATTGATGGGAAACTTTGATGACAAGAGTGAGGAGCATGGAGTTGTAATGTCACAATCTATTGCGGTAGCACCTGGCAGTTCCAGTGCTGCAGTATCAGCAAGTAATGAGACCCGTAGGGAAGAAGCTAATCCATCACCGAATTCAG GAGGGGGAGTCAGCAAGCAGAAGCTAATCGGCAAGTCAAATAGTAGGAAGTCTAAGTCTCCGATTCCTGGACAGGGGTATTTGGGAACTGAAAGACCTTCTTCTGTCTCATCTGTACATTCAGAAGGGGACTACCACAGACAGACTCCAGTGTGGGCCTGGGAAGATAGGCCTTCATCAACAG GTTCAACACAGTTTCCTTACAACCCATTGACGATGAGGATGCTCAGCAGTACACCGCCAACATCCATTGCGTGTGCCCCACCGTCCATAAGCCAAGCAACCACTCACCAACAGAACAGGATATGGGAACGAGAGCCTGCACCACTGCTTTCAGCACAATATGAGACTCTGTCTGACAGTGATGACTGA